From one Mycobacterium colombiense CECT 3035 genomic stretch:
- a CDS encoding beta-phosphoglucomutase family hydrolase, producing MLGLPEKVRACLFDLDGVLTDTASVHTKAWKAMFDTFLSDRAKRTGDKFVPFDEAADYRKYVDGKKREDGVRSFLESRDIHLPDGSPDDADDAETIYGLGNRKNDMFQKVLKEDGVKVFDGSRRYLEAVSAAGLGVAVVSSSANTRDVLEITGLDRFVHKRVDGITLRDEHIAGKPAPDSYLRGAQLLDVPPDGAAVFEDALSGVAAGRAGNFGFVVGVDRVGQAEDLRRNGADVVVTDLAELLQS from the coding sequence GTGCTGGGTCTACCAGAGAAAGTGCGTGCCTGCCTGTTCGACCTCGACGGCGTGCTCACCGACACCGCCAGTGTGCACACCAAGGCCTGGAAGGCCATGTTCGACACCTTTCTGTCGGACCGCGCCAAACGCACGGGCGACAAATTCGTTCCCTTCGACGAGGCCGCCGACTACCGCAAATACGTCGACGGCAAGAAGCGCGAGGACGGCGTCCGCTCGTTCTTGGAGAGCCGCGACATCCACCTGCCCGACGGCAGCCCCGACGACGCGGACGACGCCGAAACGATCTACGGCCTGGGCAACCGCAAGAACGACATGTTCCAGAAGGTCTTGAAGGAGGACGGCGTCAAGGTGTTCGACGGATCGCGGCGCTACCTCGAGGCGGTCTCGGCCGCGGGGCTGGGCGTCGCCGTGGTGTCGTCGAGCGCCAACACCCGCGACGTCCTCGAGATCACCGGCCTGGACCGGTTCGTGCACAAACGAGTGGACGGCATCACCCTGCGTGACGAACACATCGCCGGCAAGCCCGCCCCCGACTCCTACCTGCGCGGGGCCCAGCTGCTCGACGTCCCCCCCGACGGCGCGGCGGTGTTCGAGGACGCCCTGTCGGGCGTGGCCGCGGGCCGAGCCGGTAACTTCGGGTTCGTGGTAGGCGTCGACCGAGTGGGCCAAGCCGAGGACTTACGCCGCAACGGCGCCGACGTGGTGGTCACCGACCTCGCCGAGCTGCTGCAGTCATGA
- a CDS encoding class I SAM-dependent methyltransferase produces the protein MSETVENQYATGLSRRNIERALIAAGKDLDHLAPADLALLEDFHTMGRIATAQLVELAGITDASAVLDAGSGVGGTARYVSDRYGCRVTAVDLTDEYCATNDWLNRLVDLDGLIAVRQADVTELPFADRAFDVAISQHVQMNVADKARLYSETRRVLKDGGRLALWDITIGNHDQLDYPLPWADHPDRSHLVTPDELRGAVESAGFTVRHWNDLTETASSLMQVLLAQPPQPLGLHAFVTDFARKAENLTRALADGRLRAIQAIAVAIGA, from the coding sequence ATGAGCGAGACCGTCGAAAACCAGTACGCCACCGGGCTTTCGCGACGAAACATCGAACGGGCGCTGATCGCCGCCGGGAAAGACCTCGACCACCTTGCGCCCGCCGACCTGGCCCTGCTGGAGGACTTCCACACCATGGGCCGCATCGCCACCGCGCAGCTGGTGGAGCTGGCCGGAATCACCGACGCGAGCGCGGTGCTCGACGCCGGAAGCGGGGTCGGCGGCACGGCCCGCTACGTCTCCGACCGCTACGGCTGCCGGGTCACCGCCGTGGACCTCACCGACGAGTACTGCGCGACGAACGACTGGCTCAACCGGCTCGTCGACCTCGACGGCCTCATCGCGGTTCGCCAGGCGGACGTCACCGAACTCCCCTTCGCCGACCGCGCTTTCGACGTCGCGATCAGCCAGCACGTCCAGATGAACGTGGCCGATAAGGCGCGGTTGTACTCCGAAACTCGCCGGGTGCTGAAAGACGGCGGTCGGCTTGCCCTGTGGGACATCACGATTGGGAATCACGACCAACTCGACTATCCCCTGCCATGGGCAGATCACCCCGACCGCAGCCATCTGGTCACCCCCGACGAACTCCGCGGTGCCGTCGAGTCCGCCGGGTTCACGGTGCGGCACTGGAACGACCTCACCGAGACCGCGAGCTCGCTCATGCAGGTGTTGCTCGCCCAGCCGCCCCAACCACTGGGCCTGCACGCGTTCGTCACCGACTTTGCGCGCAAGGCCGAAAACCTCACCCGGGCGCTGGCCGACGGGCGACTGCGCGCGATCCAGGCGATCGCGGTGGCAATCGGGGCGTAA
- a CDS encoding methyltransferase domain-containing protein yields MSTTPQGSTYVLGHADAEVQRLLLQGRLYDDYTEHALRLAGLRPGMRVLDIGSGPGDVSFVAAGLVGPTGTVLGVDAEPAMVELARARAGEKGLSTVRFMRSAIDAITLDEPVDAVIGRLILMHLHDAAATLRHLVSFVRPGGVVAFSENDITGAHGVPDTPLFRRVTGGIVRAFEAMGLSPRFGTTLHTVFADAGLGAPRLTLGTPIGTAADTDILAYLAEVWRLVSPVAEQGGFAIDELADIDEFVPRFRQEARAVNALIAMPPLITAWAQVHK; encoded by the coding sequence ATGAGCACCACACCACAGGGCAGCACCTACGTCCTGGGCCACGCCGACGCGGAGGTGCAGCGGCTCCTCCTGCAGGGACGTCTCTACGACGACTACACCGAGCACGCGTTGCGGCTCGCCGGGCTGCGGCCGGGCATGCGGGTGCTCGACATCGGATCCGGGCCCGGTGACGTCTCGTTCGTCGCCGCCGGGTTGGTCGGCCCCACCGGGACCGTTCTCGGCGTCGACGCCGAACCCGCGATGGTCGAGCTCGCGCGCGCCCGCGCCGGCGAAAAGGGCTTGTCCACAGTGCGTTTCATGCGGTCCGCGATCGACGCGATCACGCTGGACGAACCGGTGGACGCCGTCATCGGCCGGCTGATCCTCATGCACTTGCACGACGCGGCCGCCACGCTGCGGCACCTCGTCTCCTTCGTGCGTCCGGGCGGGGTGGTGGCGTTCTCCGAGAACGACATCACCGGTGCGCACGGCGTTCCGGACACGCCGCTGTTCCGGCGGGTGACCGGGGGGATCGTTCGCGCCTTCGAGGCCATGGGGCTCAGCCCGCGGTTCGGCACCACGCTGCACACCGTCTTCGCCGACGCCGGCCTGGGCGCGCCGCGGCTGACCCTCGGCACGCCGATCGGCACGGCCGCCGACACCGACATCCTGGCCTACCTCGCCGAGGTCTGGCGGCTGGTCTCCCCCGTCGCCGAACAGGGGGGCTTCGCCATCGACGAGCTCGCCGACATCGACGAGTTCGTGCCCCGATTCCGTCAGGAGGCGCGGGCGGTCAACGCGCTGATCGCGATGCCCCCTCTCATCACCGCATGGGCGCAGGTGCACAAATGA
- a CDS encoding MFS transporter: protein MKTAPVFSRSHPIAALAVICLGVFVISVDATIVNVALPTLSRELGADTAQLQWIVDAYTLVMSGLLLSAGSLSDRYGRRGWLNAGLALFALTSAIAAQANSADQLIAARAAMGVGAAVIFPTTLGLITNIFTDPVPRAKAIGLWAAMVGVGVAVGPISGGWLLEHFWWGSIFMVNIPVAALAIIGATLFVPSSRDPAAPRVDVPGLLLSATGITTLVYTVIEAPTWGWTEGRTIAGFFCAAIVLAAFARCERLSTHPMLDVSVFTNRRFSGGSLAVTAGFLTLFGFIFVITQYFQFIKDYTAFQAGVRLLPVAASIALASVAGPRLVERIGTTAVVATGLAVFAAGLAWASTVDAATPYIQIATQMLLLGGGLGLTFSPATEAIMGSLSVDKAGVGSAVNDTTRELGGTLGVAIAGSIFASVYSGHLGAAALTGLPADAMRRSMAVAHTVIGQLPAQQAGHVRAAVDRAFLDGLRVSSLVCAGIALGAAIVVGWLLPAREPALQQELQQERTLR from the coding sequence ATGAAGACCGCACCCGTGTTCTCCCGGAGTCATCCGATCGCCGCGCTCGCCGTCATCTGCCTGGGCGTCTTCGTCATCAGCGTCGACGCCACCATCGTCAACGTTGCGCTGCCCACGCTGTCGCGTGAACTCGGCGCCGACACCGCGCAGCTGCAATGGATCGTCGATGCCTACACGCTGGTGATGTCCGGCCTGCTGCTCTCGGCGGGCAGCCTGTCCGACCGCTATGGCAGGCGAGGCTGGCTGAATGCCGGACTCGCGCTGTTCGCGTTGACGTCTGCGATTGCGGCACAGGCGAATTCCGCCGATCAGCTGATCGCGGCGCGCGCGGCCATGGGGGTCGGCGCGGCGGTGATCTTCCCGACCACCCTGGGCCTGATCACCAACATCTTCACCGACCCGGTGCCGCGGGCCAAGGCGATCGGGCTGTGGGCGGCCATGGTCGGCGTCGGGGTGGCGGTGGGACCGATCAGCGGCGGATGGCTCCTCGAACACTTCTGGTGGGGCTCGATTTTCATGGTGAACATTCCGGTCGCGGCGCTGGCCATCATCGGGGCCACGTTGTTCGTTCCGAGCTCGCGCGACCCCGCCGCCCCCCGCGTCGATGTGCCCGGGCTACTCCTGTCCGCGACCGGGATCACGACGCTGGTCTACACGGTCATCGAGGCGCCCACCTGGGGATGGACCGAAGGCCGGACCATAGCCGGATTCTTCTGCGCCGCAATCGTTCTAGCCGCATTTGCACGCTGCGAACGGCTCAGCACCCATCCGATGCTCGACGTCTCGGTCTTTACCAACCGCCGGTTCTCCGGCGGCAGCCTGGCGGTGACGGCGGGGTTTTTGACGCTGTTCGGCTTCATCTTCGTCATCACGCAGTACTTCCAATTCATCAAGGACTACACGGCGTTTCAGGCCGGTGTGCGACTGCTGCCGGTCGCCGCGTCGATCGCGCTGGCCAGCGTTGCGGGCCCCCGTCTGGTCGAACGGATCGGCACCACCGCCGTCGTCGCCACCGGCCTGGCGGTGTTCGCCGCCGGCCTGGCGTGGGCGTCCACCGTCGACGCGGCGACGCCCTACATCCAGATCGCCACCCAGATGCTGCTGCTCGGCGGCGGCCTCGGCCTCACCTTTTCGCCGGCCACGGAGGCGATCATGGGATCGCTGTCCGTCGACAAGGCCGGGGTGGGCTCGGCCGTCAACGACACCACGCGCGAACTGGGGGGCACCCTCGGCGTGGCCATCGCCGGCAGCATCTTCGCCTCGGTCTACTCGGGCCATCTCGGTGCAGCGGCGTTGACGGGATTGCCCGCCGACGCGATGCGCCGTTCGATGGCCGTGGCGCACACAGTCATTGGGCAGCTGCCCGCGCAGCAAGCCGGGCATGTGCGCGCCGCGGTCGACCGTGCGTTCCTGGACGGGCTGCGGGTCAGCTCGCTGGTGTGCGCCGGCATCGCGCTGGGCGCGGCGATCGTCGTCGGCTGGCTCCTCCCGGCCAGGGAACCGGCGCTTCAACAAGAGCTTCAACAAGAAAGGACACTGCGATGA
- a CDS encoding winged helix-turn-helix transcriptional regulator, with the protein MPVRNYNQNCPIARSLDVLGERWTLLILRELVGGARRYGDLRAELPGIATNLLAQRLKELQDEGLVERADLPAPIGRTVYTLSDLGWQRVLPILQSFAWFGLDRLDPIGDAPVSPLNGFLAGILLGFNPGCAAGLEATCRVEIDGRRFEFAVTQGRLGAGRGEPTVTITASAADLVTARLGADEGERDAALRRIEFHGDAAAVTAVRTAFAL; encoded by the coding sequence GTGCCGGTCCGGAACTACAACCAGAACTGCCCGATCGCGCGCAGCCTCGACGTGCTGGGCGAACGGTGGACGTTGCTGATCCTGCGCGAGCTGGTCGGCGGGGCCCGTCGCTATGGCGACCTGCGTGCCGAGTTACCAGGCATCGCAACCAATCTGCTCGCGCAGCGGCTCAAAGAGCTGCAGGATGAGGGACTCGTCGAGCGGGCCGACCTGCCGGCGCCGATCGGTCGCACCGTCTACACGCTCAGCGACCTGGGTTGGCAGCGGGTGCTGCCCATCCTGCAGAGCTTCGCGTGGTTCGGCCTGGACCGGCTGGACCCGATCGGCGACGCGCCGGTGTCGCCGCTCAACGGGTTCCTGGCCGGGATTCTGCTCGGCTTCAACCCCGGTTGCGCGGCGGGCCTGGAGGCGACATGCCGTGTCGAGATCGACGGTCGCCGTTTCGAATTCGCCGTCACGCAGGGCCGCCTGGGCGCGGGGCGCGGCGAACCCACGGTGACGATCACGGCCTCGGCGGCGGATCTCGTCACCGCCCGGCTCGGGGCCGACGAGGGCGAGCGCGACGCCGCCCTGCGGCGAATCGAGTTTCACGGCGACGCGGCCGCCGTGACCGCGGTGCGCACCGCGTTTGCGCTGTAA
- the guaA gene encoding glutamine-hydrolyzing GMP synthase, which yields MADPTETLETDASGSPARPVLVVDFGAQYAQLIARRVREARVFSEVIPHTTTVEEIKARDPLALVLSGGPSSVYADGAPQIDPALFDLGVPVFGICYGFQAMAQALGGTVAHTGTSEYGRTELKVIGGELHSGLPSSQPVWMSHGDAVTAAPDGFEVVASSPGAAVAGFENRQRRLAGVQYHPEVMHTPHGQQVLSRFLHDFAGLGADWTAANIAEVLIEQVRTQIGDGRAICGLSGGVDSAVAAALVQRAIGDRLTCVFVDHGLLRAGERAQVQRDFVAATGANLVTVDAADTFLDALAGVTNPEGKRKIIGRHFIRAFEGAVRDIVGDGDSHVDFLVQGTLYPDVVESGGGSGTANIKSHHNVGGLPDDLKFTLVEPLRLLFKDEVRAVGRELGLPEEIVARQPFPGPGLGIRIVGEVTAPRLETLRRADSIAREELTAAGLDSLIWQCPVVLLGDVRSVGVQGDGRTYGHPIVLRPVSSEDAMTADWTRVPYEVLERISTRITNEVAEVNRVVLDITSKPPGTIEWE from the coding sequence GTGGCGGACCCCACCGAAACCCTTGAAACCGATGCGTCCGGATCGCCGGCCCGGCCGGTGCTCGTCGTGGACTTCGGCGCGCAGTATGCGCAGCTGATCGCCCGTCGCGTCCGCGAGGCGCGAGTGTTCTCCGAGGTGATCCCGCACACCACCACGGTCGAGGAGATCAAGGCCCGCGACCCGCTGGCGCTGGTGCTCTCCGGCGGCCCGTCCAGCGTGTACGCCGACGGCGCGCCCCAGATCGATCCGGCCCTGTTCGATCTCGGGGTTCCGGTGTTCGGCATCTGCTACGGGTTTCAGGCCATGGCGCAGGCGCTCGGCGGGACCGTCGCGCACACCGGCACCAGTGAATACGGCCGCACCGAACTGAAAGTGATTGGCGGCGAACTGCATTCGGGACTGCCGAGTTCGCAGCCGGTATGGATGAGCCACGGCGACGCGGTCACGGCCGCACCGGACGGGTTCGAGGTGGTGGCCAGCAGCCCGGGCGCGGCGGTGGCCGGCTTCGAGAACCGGCAGCGCCGGCTGGCCGGTGTGCAGTACCACCCGGAGGTGATGCACACGCCGCACGGCCAGCAGGTGCTCAGCCGATTCCTGCACGACTTCGCCGGGCTGGGCGCGGACTGGACGGCCGCCAACATCGCCGAGGTGCTGATCGAGCAGGTGCGCACCCAGATCGGTGACGGCCGGGCGATCTGCGGTCTGTCGGGCGGGGTGGATTCCGCGGTGGCGGCCGCGCTGGTCCAGCGCGCCATCGGTGACCGGTTGACTTGCGTGTTCGTCGACCACGGCCTGCTGCGCGCCGGCGAGCGCGCGCAGGTGCAGCGCGACTTCGTCGCCGCCACCGGGGCCAATCTGGTCACCGTCGACGCGGCCGACACCTTCCTGGACGCACTCGCAGGCGTGACCAATCCGGAAGGCAAGCGCAAGATCATCGGCCGCCACTTCATCCGGGCCTTCGAGGGCGCGGTGCGAGACATCGTGGGAGACGGGGATTCTCACGTCGATTTCCTGGTGCAGGGCACGCTGTATCCGGACGTGGTGGAGTCCGGCGGCGGCAGCGGGACCGCGAACATCAAGAGCCACCATAACGTCGGCGGCCTGCCCGACGACCTGAAGTTCACACTCGTCGAGCCGCTGCGGCTGCTGTTCAAGGACGAGGTGCGCGCGGTCGGCCGCGAGCTGGGTCTGCCGGAGGAAATCGTTGCGCGCCAACCCTTTCCGGGCCCCGGCCTGGGGATCCGGATCGTCGGCGAGGTCACCGCGCCGCGGCTGGAGACCCTGCGTCGTGCGGACTCGATCGCCCGCGAGGAACTCACCGCGGCCGGCTTGGACAGCCTGATCTGGCAGTGCCCGGTGGTGCTGCTGGGCGACGTCCGCTCGGTCGGGGTGCAGGGCGACGGTCGCACCTACGGACACCCGATCGTGCTGCGCCCGGTGTCCAGCGAGGACGCCATGACCGCCGACTGGACCCGGGTGCCCTACGAGGTGCTGGAGCGCATCTCGACCCGCATCACCAACGAGGTGGCCGAGGTCAACCGCGTGGTGCTGGACATCACCAGCAAACCGCCCGGCACCATCGAATGGGAGTAG
- a CDS encoding alpha-hydroxy-acid oxidizing protein, with protein MAFADYQNELYDQSLHGNQPQYPIRFEELEAKASAAMTPKVLQYVAGGAGDEHTQRANCEAFKRWGLYPRMGVAPEERDMSVELFGIRFPSPIFMAPIGVIGVCDPDGHGDMLCARASVRTGVPFFVGTLTSDPMEDIAAELGDNPAFFQLYTPPNRKMAASLVHRAEAAGFKGIAVTLDTWVTGWRPRDLLGGNYPQVPSGCLANYTSDPVFRANLSRGEDATEAAVRKLPIFGGPFRWEDLEWLRAETDLPLMVKGVCHPDDVRRAKEIGVDGIYCSNHGGRQANGGLPCLDCLPAVIEAADGLPVLFDSGVRGGADIIKALALGATAVGIGRPYAYGLALGGVDGIVHVLRSLLAEADLIMAVDGYPSLKDLTPDALRRVEYAVPRDYS; from the coding sequence ATGGCTTTCGCCGATTATCAAAACGAGCTGTACGACCAGTCGCTGCACGGCAATCAGCCGCAATACCCGATCAGGTTCGAGGAGCTGGAGGCCAAGGCGTCGGCGGCGATGACACCGAAGGTGCTCCAGTACGTCGCGGGCGGCGCCGGCGACGAACACACCCAGCGCGCCAACTGCGAGGCGTTCAAGCGCTGGGGCCTGTACCCGCGGATGGGCGTCGCCCCCGAGGAGCGCGACATGTCGGTCGAGCTGTTCGGCATCAGGTTCCCGTCGCCGATCTTCATGGCACCCATCGGCGTCATCGGGGTGTGTGACCCGGACGGCCACGGGGACATGCTCTGCGCCCGCGCCTCCGTCCGCACCGGCGTCCCGTTCTTCGTGGGCACGCTCACCTCGGACCCGATGGAAGATATCGCCGCCGAGCTCGGCGATAACCCGGCGTTCTTCCAGCTCTACACGCCGCCGAACCGCAAGATGGCCGCCAGCCTGGTGCACCGCGCCGAGGCGGCCGGCTTCAAGGGCATCGCCGTCACCCTGGACACGTGGGTCACCGGCTGGCGGCCCCGCGACCTGTTGGGCGGGAACTATCCGCAGGTGCCCAGCGGCTGCCTGGCCAACTACACCAGCGATCCGGTTTTTCGCGCCAACCTGAGCCGGGGCGAAGACGCCACCGAGGCGGCGGTGCGCAAGCTGCCGATCTTCGGTGGGCCGTTCCGGTGGGAGGACCTGGAATGGCTGCGGGCGGAGACCGACCTGCCGCTGATGGTGAAGGGCGTCTGCCACCCCGACGACGTTCGCCGCGCCAAAGAGATTGGCGTGGACGGCATTTACTGCTCCAACCACGGTGGCCGGCAGGCCAACGGCGGGCTGCCCTGCCTGGATTGTCTGCCCGCGGTCATCGAGGCCGCCGACGGGCTGCCGGTGCTGTTCGACTCGGGCGTGCGCGGTGGTGCCGACATCATCAAGGCGCTGGCGCTGGGCGCGACCGCCGTGGGGATCGGCCGCCCCTACGCCTACGGGCTGGCCCTCGGTGGCGTCGACGGCATCGTGCACGTGCTGCGCTCGCTGCTGGCCGAAGCGGACCTGATCATGGCCGTCGACGGCTATCCGTCGCTCAAGGACCTGACGCCCGACGCGTTGCGGCGCGTCGAATACGCTGTACCGCGGGACTATTCGTAA
- the kasB gene encoding 3-oxoacyl-ACP synthase KasB: MTELVTGKTLPNVVVTGVAMTTAVATDAETTWKLLLDKQSGIRKLEDSFVEEFDLPVRIGGHLLEDFDGGLTRAERHRMGYLQRMSAVLSRRVWENAGSPEVDPNRLMVSIGTGLGSAEQIVFSYDDLRARGIAGVSPLAVSKYMPDGAAVAVALERRAKAGVITPVSACASGSEGVAQAWRNIVFGEADVAICGGVEVRIEAVAIAAFAQMRIVMSTKNDDPAGACRPFDRDRTGFVFGEAGALLVIETEEHAKARGANILARIMGASITSDGYHMVAPDPNGLRAGHAMSRAIQLAGLSPSDIHHVNAHATGTSVGDVAEAKAINNALGPHGGNAAVYAPKAALGHSVGAVGAVESILTVLALRDQVIPPTLNLENLDPDIDLDVVAGKPRPGNYEYAINNSFGFGGHNVAIAFGRY, encoded by the coding sequence ATGACGGAGTTGGTTACCGGGAAAACGTTGCCGAACGTGGTCGTCACTGGCGTCGCCATGACGACCGCGGTGGCAACTGATGCCGAAACCACCTGGAAGCTGTTGTTGGACAAGCAAAGTGGTATCCGCAAGCTGGAAGATTCGTTCGTCGAGGAGTTTGACCTGCCGGTGCGCATCGGCGGGCACCTGCTGGAGGACTTCGACGGCGGGCTGACCCGCGCCGAACGCCACCGGATGGGCTACCTGCAGCGGATGTCGGCCGTGTTGAGCCGGCGGGTCTGGGAGAACGCCGGCTCCCCCGAGGTCGACCCCAACCGCCTGATGGTGTCCATCGGCACCGGGCTGGGGTCCGCCGAGCAGATCGTGTTCAGCTATGACGATCTGCGCGCCCGGGGCATCGCCGGCGTCTCGCCGCTGGCCGTGTCGAAGTACATGCCCGACGGCGCTGCCGTCGCGGTGGCCCTGGAGCGGCGCGCCAAGGCCGGGGTCATCACCCCGGTGTCGGCGTGCGCGTCGGGTTCCGAGGGGGTGGCCCAGGCCTGGCGCAACATCGTCTTCGGTGAGGCCGACGTGGCGATCTGCGGTGGCGTCGAGGTCAGAATCGAGGCGGTCGCGATCGCGGCGTTCGCCCAGATGCGCATCGTGATGTCGACCAAGAACGACGACCCGGCCGGCGCCTGCCGCCCGTTCGACCGCGACCGCACCGGCTTCGTGTTCGGCGAGGCCGGCGCCCTGCTGGTCATCGAAACCGAGGAACACGCCAAAGCCCGCGGCGCCAACATCCTGGCCCGCATCATGGGCGCCAGCATCACCTCCGACGGCTACCACATGGTCGCCCCCGACCCCAACGGCCTACGCGCCGGACACGCCATGAGCCGGGCCATCCAGCTCGCCGGGCTCAGCCCGTCCGACATCCACCACGTCAACGCCCACGCCACCGGCACCTCGGTCGGCGACGTCGCCGAGGCCAAGGCCATCAACAACGCCCTGGGCCCGCACGGCGGAAACGCCGCCGTCTACGCCCCCAAAGCCGCACTCGGCCACTCGGTGGGCGCCGTGGGCGCCGTGGAATCCATCCTGACCGTGCTCGCCCTGCGCGACCAGGTCATACCGCCCACCCTCAACCTGGAAAACCTCGACCCCGACATCGACCTCGACGTGGTGGCCGGCAAGCCACGCCCGGGCAACTACGAATACGCCATCAACAACTCATTCGGCTTCGGCGGACACAACGTGGCCATCGCCTTCGGGCGCTACTGA
- a CDS encoding nucleoside hydrolase, which yields MNSPVFVDVDTGVDDALALMYLFASPDAEVIGIASTGGNVGVDQVCENNLGLLALCERTDVPVSKGSGETLTGPMRLPSKVHGPRGLGYADLPPGSGRLTDYDSADAWVRAARARPGELIGVATGPLTNLALALRAEPELPALLKRLVIMGGSYDHRGNTTAVAEWNISVDPEAAAEVLAAWCPENVGRQRLPILCGLDLTRKVAMTPDHLARLAAAAQSTTTRLSEHDPAGTRSTASNPLIRVIEDAMRFYLEAYHELGHGYQAHLHDPLAAAVALDPELVTTRPATVGIELTGTLTRAMTVTDWSDRREPNALIGIDVDAAAFFDRFIERVGPFARQIGGDG from the coding sequence ATGAACTCCCCCGTCTTCGTCGACGTCGATACCGGCGTGGATGACGCGCTGGCGCTGATGTACCTGTTCGCCAGCCCGGACGCCGAAGTGATCGGCATCGCATCGACCGGGGGAAACGTTGGGGTGGACCAGGTTTGCGAGAACAACCTGGGTTTGCTGGCGCTGTGTGAGCGCACCGACGTACCGGTCTCCAAGGGTTCCGGGGAAACCCTGACCGGGCCGATGCGGCTGCCGTCAAAAGTCCACGGCCCCAGGGGATTGGGCTACGCCGACCTGCCGCCGGGCTCGGGCCGGCTCACCGATTACGACTCGGCCGACGCGTGGGTGCGCGCCGCGCGCGCCCGCCCCGGCGAGCTGATCGGCGTGGCGACCGGCCCGCTCACCAACCTGGCGCTGGCGCTGCGCGCCGAGCCAGAACTGCCGGCGCTGCTCAAACGGCTGGTCATCATGGGCGGCTCCTACGACCACCGGGGCAACACCACCGCGGTGGCGGAGTGGAACATCAGCGTGGATCCGGAGGCTGCGGCCGAGGTGCTGGCCGCGTGGTGCCCGGAAAACGTTGGGCGCCAACGTCTCCCGATTCTGTGCGGCCTGGATCTGACCCGCAAGGTGGCAATGACCCCCGATCATCTGGCGCGGCTGGCCGCGGCGGCGCAGTCGACGACCACACGGCTGAGCGAACACGACCCCGCCGGAACCCGGTCGACGGCGTCCAACCCGCTGATCCGGGTGATCGAGGACGCGATGCGGTTCTACCTGGAGGCCTACCACGAACTCGGCCATGGGTACCAGGCGCACCTGCACGATCCGCTGGCCGCCGCCGTCGCCCTGGATCCCGAACTGGTCACGACGCGTCCGGCGACGGTGGGCATCGAGCTGACCGGAACCCTGACCCGCGCCATGACGGTGACCGACTGGTCGGACCGTCGGGAACCCAACGCGCTCATCGGGATTGACGTCGATGCGGCGGCCTTCTTCGACCGGTTCATCGAACGAGTGGGGCCTTTTGCTCGCCAAATAGGGGGTGACGGATGA
- the cmaA1 gene encoding cyclopropane mycolic acid synthase CmaA1, whose translation MPTTSEPPEGTDLTPHFDDVQAHYDLSDEFFRLFLDPTQTYSCAYFEREDMTLEEAQIAKIDLALGKLGLQPGMTLLDVGCGWGATMMRAVQKYDVNVVGLTLSRNQAEHVEQLIANSGSPRSARVLLEGWEKFDEPVDRIVSIGAFEHFGHERYDAFFTMAHDLLPDDGVMLLHTITGLHPNEMVERGMPISFTFARFIKFIVTEIFPGGRLPSIPMVEERATANGFTVSRVQSLQPHYAKTLDIWAASLQAHKDEAIAVQSEEVYERYMKYLTGCADAFRVGYIDVNQFTLQK comes from the coding sequence ATGCCAACCACGTCGGAGCCCCCCGAGGGGACTGATTTAACGCCGCACTTCGACGATGTGCAGGCCCACTACGACCTGTCGGACGAATTCTTCCGGCTATTCCTCGACCCGACCCAGACCTACAGCTGCGCCTACTTCGAGCGCGAGGATATGACGCTGGAAGAGGCGCAGATCGCCAAGATCGACCTCGCCCTCGGCAAACTCGGGCTGCAGCCGGGCATGACGTTGCTCGACGTCGGCTGCGGCTGGGGCGCCACCATGATGCGGGCGGTGCAAAAGTACGACGTCAACGTCGTCGGCCTGACCCTGAGCCGCAACCAGGCCGAGCACGTCGAGCAGCTGATCGCGAACTCCGGGAGCCCCCGCTCGGCGCGGGTCCTGCTGGAGGGCTGGGAGAAGTTCGACGAGCCGGTCGACCGCATCGTCAGCATCGGGGCCTTCGAGCATTTTGGCCACGAGCGCTACGACGCGTTCTTCACCATGGCCCACGACCTGCTGCCCGACGACGGGGTCATGCTGCTGCATACCATCACCGGGCTGCATCCCAACGAGATGGTCGAGCGCGGGATGCCGATCTCGTTCACGTTCGCCCGATTCATCAAATTCATTGTCACCGAGATCTTTCCGGGTGGGCGGCTGCCGTCGATACCGATGGTGGAAGAGCGTGCCACCGCGAACGGTTTCACGGTGAGCCGGGTGCAGTCGCTGCAGCCGCACTACGCGAAGACCCTCGACATCTGGGCCGCGTCGCTGCAGGCCCATAAGGACGAGGCCATCGCGGTGCAGTCCGAGGAAGTCTACGAGCGGTACATGAAATACCTGACCGGTTGCGCCGACGCGTTCCGGGTCGGATACATCGACGTCAACCAGTTCACGCTGCAGAAATGA